A window from Gossypium raimondii isolate GPD5lz chromosome 7, ASM2569854v1, whole genome shotgun sequence encodes these proteins:
- the LOC105761249 gene encoding probable indole-3-pyruvate monooxygenase YUCCA5, which produces MDQSLFRLVDQEQDSFQRKWTLVNGPVIIGAGPSGLATAACLREQGVPFVVLERAECIASLWQKRTYDRLKLHLPKQFCQLPKLPFPEDFPEYPTRKQFIEYLESYAKHFDINPKFNECVQSARYDETSGFWRVKTIVTSGSNKIELEYICRWLVVATGENAERVVPDIQGLAEFGGEVIHACEYKSGEKFQGQKVLVVGCGNSGMEVSLDLCNYNASPSMVVRSSVHVLPREVYGKSTFELVVLMMKWLPLWLVDKLMLVLAWLVLGNVEKYGLKRPSMGPLELKNTKGKTPVLDIGALKKIKSGDINVVPAIKRFSYRQVELVNGEKLDIDSVVLATGYRSNVPSWLQEGEFFGENGYPKAPFPHGWKGNGGLYAVGFTRRGLSGASSDAMRTAQDIGKLWKDETKQHKKITIAGHRQCISQF; this is translated from the exons ATGGATCAGAGCCTGTTTCGCCTTGTTGATCAGGAACAAGATTCGTTTCAACGTAAATGGACTTTGGTCAATGGTCCGGTCATAATTGGTGCTGGACCTTCGGGGCTAGCCACTGCTGCTTGTCTAAGAGAACAAGGGGTGCCCTTTGTTGTTCTTGAACGAGCTGAATGTATAGCTTCTTTGTGGCAAAAACGCACTTACGACAGGCTGAAGCTTCATCTTCCAAAGCAATTCTGTCAACTCCCTAAACTACCATTCCCTGAGGATTTCCCTGAGTACCCAACAAGGAAACAGTTCATTGAATACCTTGAATCATATGCTAAGCATTTTGATATCAACCCAAAGTTCAATGAGTGTGTGCAGTCAGCTAGATATGATGAGACCAGTGGTTTCTGGAGGGTCAAGACCATTGTCACCAGTGGTTCAAACAAGATCGAGCTTGAGTACATTTGCCGCTGGCTTGTGGTGGCCACCGGTGAAAATGCCGAGCGTGTGGTGCCTGATATCCAAGGATTGGCTGAGTTTGGTGGTGAGGTTATTCATGCTTGTGAGTACAAGTCGGGTGAAAAATTCCAGGGTCAAAAGGTGCTCGTTGTCGGCTGTGGCAACTCTGGCATGGAAGTTTCACTTGATCTTTGCAACTACAATGCTTCACCATCAATGGTGGTTCGTAGCTCG GTCCATGTCTTGCCAAGAGAAGTCTATGGGAAATCCACATTTGAATTAGTTGTTTTGATGATGAAATGGTTACCCCTTTGGCTTGTTGACAAGTTGATGTTGGTTTTGGCTTGGTTGGTGCTTGGAAACGTTGAGAAATATGGGCTTAAAAGGCCATCAATGGGTCCATTAGAACTCAAGAACACTAAGGGGAAAACCCCTGTATTGGACATTGGTGcattgaagaaaatcaaatcagGTGACATCAATGTTGTTCCTGCTATCAAACGTTTCTCATATAGACAAGTCGAGCTCGTTAACGGCGAAAAACTCGATATCGACTCGGTCGTTTTGGCAACCGGATACCGCAGCAATGTTCCTTCTTGGCTTCAG GAAGGTGAATTCTTTGGTGAGAATGGGTACCCAAAGGCACCTTTCCCGCATGGTTGGAAAGGCAATGGTGGATTATATGCAGTTGGGTTCACAAGGAGAGGGCTCTCCGGTGCTTCCTCAGATGCCATGAGGACAGCACAAGATATTGGCAAGCTTTGGAAAGATGAAACTAAGCAACACAAAAAGATAACAATTGCTGGCCATAGACAATGCATTTCACAGTTCTAA